The following are encoded in a window of Phoenix dactylifera cultivar Barhee BC4 unplaced genomic scaffold, palm_55x_up_171113_PBpolish2nd_filt_p 001352F, whole genome shotgun sequence genomic DNA:
- the LOC120108479 gene encoding UPF0481 protein At3g47200-like, whose amino-acid sequence MDSSEKAKGKEKVETTEASETIIAVGGEDNSRAAGGLSPGDIGAYASRMDEATDVWAKKMLDKIDVVLQRAPSYTASKSISTAPASTEDRDKKLYEPRAVAIGPHHRKEDNYFRITDEHKLWCVKKVIGDSYKQDLGKFLGKMKEREEDAVKFYRERYGKDYNFRMDSRSFLEMLMLDSCFILFALSFHYGHAKVLPNLSGFTSVPWARRDIVRALDLVKSDLLLLSNQIPFFILEDVFKMKNDIDPTKKMQNGGNEGNGSIREDALNFFDNLGLGRNSSKGTEKKEVDHLLDLYHMYLEPPDHSSNNLEDIGLLIDPHRYVPSATELRRKSAVNFKKKKIVTQSVLDVTTCKFGHIQMPALRVEDHTNILLHNLVSFEESPGTTDSYITAYVAFMDCIVQREEDVELLENRGVLEHRLTSPAEVVALFGQFHNVIDHQKTPGYLAKVYKEVIRCRHSKWRRMYADAKQRYCSSVWLSISFVAGITLSVAALIQTIYTITGSYKK is encoded by the coding sequence ATGGACTCCTCCGAGAAGGCCAAAGGAAAGGAGAAGGTGGAGACCACGGAAGCGAGCGAAACCATAATTGCTGTTGGAGGGGAGGATAACTCCAGGGCAGCAGGCGGCCTTTCCCCTGGCGATATCGGAGCATATGCAAGCCGAATGGACGAAGCAACGGACGTTTGGGCCAAGAAAATGCTGGATAAAATCGATGTCGTCCTTCAGAGGGCACCTAGTTACACTGCATCCAAAAGCATCAGCACAGCTCCTGCAAGCACTGAGGACCGTGACAAGAAGCTTTACGAGCCAAGGGCGGTGGCCATCGGGCCCCACCACCGGAAGGAGGATAATTATTTCAGAATCACAGATGAACACAAACTGTGGTGTGTGAAAAAAGTGATCGGCGATAGTTACAAACAAGACCTCGGTAAATTCCTCGGTAAGATgaaggagagggaagaagatgcTGTGAAGTTTTATCGTGAGCGTTATGGGAAAGACTATAACTTCCGCATGGATTCTCGAAGTTTTCTGGAGATGCTAATGCTTGATAGCTGCTTCATCTTGTTTGCGCTTTCATTTCATTATGGTCATGCCAAGGTACTCCCTAACCTGTCGGGCTTTACCAGTGTACCATGGGCCCGTCGTGATATAGTGCGGGCATTGGACCTTGTCAAGAGTGACTTGCTGTTGCTCAGCAACCAAATCCCTTTCTTTATCCTTGAGGATGTTTTCAAGATGAAAAATGATATTGACCCAACAAAAAAGATGCAAAATGGAGGCAATGAAGGCAACGGATCAATCAGAGAAGATGCTCTCAATTTTTTTGATAATCTCGGTTTAGGAAGGAACAGTTCGAAAGGCACAGAAAAAAAGGAGGTTGATCATCTGCTTGATTTGTACCACATGTATTTGGAGCCACCGGATCATAGTTCAAACAATTTGGAAGATATCGGTTTACTTATCGATCCACATCGATATGTCCCCAGTGCAACAGAGCTTCGGCGAAAGTCTGCGGTGaattttaagaagaaaaaaattgtaaCGCAAAGTGTACTCGACGTAACGACGTGCAAATTTGGACATATCCAGATGCCGGCATTGCGCGTCGAGGACCATACCAATATTCTCCTCCACAATCTAGTCAGCTTTGAGGAGTCTCCTGGCACCACGGACTCGTACATCACAGCCTACGTCGCATTCATGGATTGCATCGTGCAGAGAGAAGAAGACGTGGAGCTGCTTGAAAATAGAGGGGTGTTGGAGCACAGATTGACCAGCCCTGCGGAGGTGGTCGCCCTCTTCGGGCAATTTCATAACGTGATCGATCATCAAAAGACGCCGGGTTACTTGGCTAAGGTATACAAGGAGGTGATTCGTTGTCGCCACAGCAAGTGGCGCAGAATGTATGCCGATGCGAAGCAACGTTATTGCTCCAGTGTATGGCTGAGCATCTCGTTTGTTGCCGGTATCACTCTATCAGTTGCCGCCCTCATCCAGACCATCTACACCATCACCGGCTCCTATAAAAAATGA